From one Bacteroidota bacterium genomic stretch:
- a CDS encoding aldo/keto reductase translates to MKQSTLLGHSKLKVNRIGLGCMGMSEFYGSFNEKESIATLHKAIEIGVNFFDTADMYGWGANERLLGKAFKGKWDQVTLATKFAVMRGPNGEFLGLNGKPEYIRQACDKSLQNLGVESIDLYYMHRQDPKVEIEEIVGAMSELVKQGKVKHLGLSEVNADTLRRAHAVHPITALQTEYSLWSREPENEIFATCKELGITFVAYSPLGRGFLTGAIKSREDLEQGDFRLSNPRFTDEAIKENLKFVEVIDQIAQSKGVTKAQVALAWVLSQNDEIVTIPGTIKVHRLEENLGAYQVELTIADLDIIHKSMPTVTMGARY, encoded by the coding sequence ATGAAACAATCAACACTACTTGGACACAGTAAATTAAAAGTAAATAGAATTGGGCTAGGTTGCATGGGCATGTCAGAGTTTTATGGATCTTTCAATGAAAAAGAATCTATCGCCACTTTGCATAAAGCCATCGAGATAGGCGTTAATTTTTTCGACACTGCTGACATGTATGGTTGGGGAGCCAATGAACGACTATTAGGGAAAGCCTTTAAAGGCAAATGGGATCAGGTGACATTAGCGACAAAATTTGCTGTGATGAGAGGGCCAAATGGTGAATTTCTTGGACTGAATGGTAAGCCTGAATACATTAGACAAGCATGCGACAAGAGTCTACAAAATTTAGGTGTGGAGTCCATTGATTTATACTATATGCATAGGCAGGATCCCAAAGTAGAAATCGAAGAAATTGTGGGTGCAATGAGTGAACTGGTCAAACAAGGAAAAGTTAAGCATTTAGGTCTTTCAGAAGTTAATGCAGATACTCTACGCAGAGCCCACGCGGTTCATCCCATAACTGCCCTTCAAACTGAATATTCCTTATGGAGTCGGGAACCTGAGAATGAAATATTTGCTACTTGTAAGGAACTTGGGATCACATTTGTGGCATATAGTCCTTTGGGAAGAGGTTTTTTAACAGGTGCCATAAAAAGCAGGGAAGATTTAGAACAAGGGGATTTTCGTCTAAGTAATCCACGCTTTACAGATGAGGCGATAAAGGAGAATTTAAAATTTGTGGAAGTTATAGATCAAATTGCACAGAGCAAAGGAGTCACAAAAGCGCAAGTAGCCCTCGCATGGGTATTGAGTCAAAACGATGAAATTGTAACCATTCCGGGAACCATAAAAGTACATCGTCTCGAAGAGAATTTGGGCGCATATCAAGTGGAATTAACCATTGCTGATCTTGATATTATTCACAAGTCAATGCCAACCGTAACAATGGGAGCACGATATTAA
- a CDS encoding pyruvate kinase has protein sequence MMESLKLLQHELQGLEKKITQASSNRKKLISSLHTSQQKSGINLIQYLALRNEDIRPLQDNLHQAGLSSLASSESHILKQVQSIRQRLGATLKAKDISHFDYYSAQNALNRYTTDLFGFKKDPSIPHIMVTLDVSFENNISLIRKLIEAGMNVARINCAHGDEENWLALIDAVQNAAEKSGSACKIYMDIAGPKMRVDLPGKGKGEGKLKVKLGMEILLVEPGEEVKHTQNAIACYELGVFTCLKEGERIIIDDGKFEGIVIKKNGRHYLKITKISSKKPFIKTEKGLNLPDTQINLPALTKADLKSIPFIAKHADLVGCSFLRNTNDLKLIKTIFKKYKKKPKLILKIETPDAVINLPSLLLEAMKDASYGVMIARGDLAVEIGFERLSEIQDEILWICEAAHAPVIWATQVLETYSKSGIATRSEVTDAAHAAKAECVMLNKGDYIVDTIKLLKRILHKSGSHRHKKRYSMRPLNIAAHFFNQSSFAKNMVQVDNFFDSAVKV, from the coding sequence ATCATGGAAAGTTTAAAATTATTACAACACGAATTGCAGGGACTCGAAAAGAAAATAACCCAAGCGAGTTCAAATCGTAAAAAACTTATTTCCTCATTACATACGTCACAACAAAAGAGTGGGATAAATCTTATCCAATATCTTGCTTTAAGGAATGAGGATATCCGTCCATTGCAAGACAATTTGCATCAGGCCGGATTGTCAAGTTTAGCCAGTTCAGAAAGTCATATTTTAAAACAAGTGCAATCGATCAGACAAAGGTTAGGTGCCACATTGAAAGCAAAGGATATATCTCATTTTGATTATTATAGTGCTCAAAATGCTTTAAATAGATATACTACAGATCTTTTTGGGTTCAAAAAAGACCCTTCCATTCCACACATCATGGTGACTCTTGATGTTTCCTTTGAAAACAATATTTCTTTGATAAGGAAATTGATTGAAGCAGGTATGAATGTAGCCCGCATCAATTGTGCACATGGCGATGAAGAAAACTGGCTGGCGTTGATTGATGCCGTACAGAATGCTGCAGAAAAAAGCGGAAGTGCCTGCAAAATATATATGGATATTGCGGGTCCTAAAATGCGTGTTGATTTACCGGGAAAGGGGAAAGGAGAAGGTAAACTAAAGGTAAAACTAGGGATGGAAATTTTATTGGTTGAACCGGGAGAAGAAGTAAAACACACTCAAAATGCAATAGCCTGTTATGAGCTTGGTGTTTTTACCTGCTTAAAAGAAGGGGAAAGAATTATTATCGATGATGGAAAGTTTGAAGGGATAGTAATAAAGAAAAATGGAAGACATTATTTAAAAATCACTAAAATTTCCTCTAAAAAGCCCTTTATAAAAACGGAAAAAGGGTTAAATCTCCCCGACACCCAAATCAACCTTCCAGCACTTACCAAAGCTGATCTAAAATCCATTCCCTTTATTGCCAAACATGCTGATCTTGTTGGATGCAGTTTTTTGCGAAACACAAATGATCTTAAATTAATCAAAACAATATTTAAGAAATACAAAAAGAAGCCAAAATTAATTTTAAAAATAGAAACACCCGATGCGGTCATCAATCTACCATCATTGTTGCTTGAAGCCATGAAAGATGCTTCATACGGAGTAATGATTGCGAGAGGCGACCTGGCCGTTGAAATCGGGTTTGAACGATTGAGTGAAATTCAAGATGAAATATTATGGATTTGCGAAGCTGCGCATGCTCCTGTAATTTGGGCTACACAAGTTCTGGAAACCTACAGCAAATCAGGAATTGCCACCCGAAGTGAAGTTACCGATGCTGCCCATGCTGCTAAAGCTGAATGTGTAATGCTCAATAAAGGGGATTACATTGTTGATACCATCAAGCTTTTAAAGAGGATTCTTCACAAAAGCGGTAGTCATCGTCATAAAAAACGGTATAGCATGCGTCCTTTGAATATTGCTGCTCATTTTTTTAATCAATCTTCATTCGCTAAAAATATGGTGCAAGTTGACAATTTCTTCGACTCCGCTGTTAAAGTATAG
- a CDS encoding T9SS type A sorting domain-containing protein has protein sequence MKKLQILIIAITLILVNELTLNAQAFLIPQTGEHVSFRQMQRDFNEWKQGQNLSEKKYWKYFKRFEAEMQLHTNAQGELEGTADYVRTLIEHAGEKMQSQNARFNTGAWFPVGPNIVPDNLTGYMENGIGRINCITFHPTDANTYFVGVAQGGLWKTTNNGNSYTPLTDNLPITRISDIAINPNNPDEMYISVCDFEYIGIGLFLNGRKRHTHYGIGVYKTLDGGLTWTPTGLSFQLTDGDASLIRKIVIDPANPNAVVACGVGGMYKSGNAGTTWTQVMDSLFWDMIQDPVTPTTLYAATGWVRNANTGSAGIYKSTDFGTTWALLTTGIPPRGTVQRIKLAQSRSNTSRIYALAVDTISGLHAIYRTNNAGTTWNLQFDALNLLGYDEGSSTGGQGNYDLGFLVHPTNPNKIYVGGVNLWASEDGATSFDPAGHWTTNYGPSIHADVHDIQWQPLTGQYYLACDGGLYRTGNIIPISWNDVNNGTPWPTVWTNVSDGMNVTSFYRLSSSKSTTGELLAGAQDNATFYFDGIDWYTTIGGDGMDNCLDTAQPGTFIGSSQYGSFSKSVDGGFSSFGISSNIQGENAEWTTPLIADYSNSQTYYIGFQNVVRSIDGGDSWTSISSFPPPPNFYGNELSAIAVSQSNPDVLYACRRVRYEYANPGAVFVTSDGGASWNDVTAGLPDSLYYTSIEIHPNSSSIAYISMAGFSAGNKIFKTINNGNNWTNISFNLPNIPVNCIKQIPNTNDLMIGTDLGVYVLRNGSTTWVNQSMGLPNVIVSDIEFNPSMNKIYISTFGRGIWATDLDVFTAIDEYKASLPTFQLHPSINHGIFTISNSLTEQADVEIYNVNGKTVYRRSLYKTNEEFQLPLESGMYFAKIRGKNILEVKKFIVK, from the coding sequence ATGAAAAAATTACAAATTCTTATTATTGCAATTACGCTTATACTTGTTAACGAATTAACTCTGAACGCGCAGGCCTTTCTCATTCCACAAACCGGAGAACATGTTTCCTTCCGGCAAATGCAACGGGACTTTAATGAATGGAAGCAAGGACAGAATCTTTCTGAAAAAAAATATTGGAAGTACTTCAAACGCTTTGAAGCCGAAATGCAATTACATACCAATGCGCAGGGAGAGTTAGAAGGGACAGCGGATTATGTTAGAACATTAATTGAACATGCCGGTGAAAAGATGCAGTCTCAAAACGCACGGTTCAACACAGGCGCATGGTTTCCGGTCGGACCCAATATCGTTCCTGATAATTTAACCGGATACATGGAGAATGGAATCGGAAGAATCAATTGTATCACCTTCCACCCTACCGATGCCAATACCTATTTTGTAGGAGTAGCGCAAGGAGGTCTCTGGAAAACGACCAACAATGGCAATAGCTATACACCACTCACTGACAATCTTCCTATCACCCGCATCTCCGACATAGCCATCAACCCGAATAATCCGGATGAAATGTATATTTCTGTCTGTGATTTTGAATACATCGGCATTGGCTTGTTTTTGAATGGCAGAAAGCGCCATACACATTATGGTATCGGCGTCTACAAAACTTTGGATGGAGGTCTTACCTGGACTCCGACCGGACTCTCCTTTCAGTTGACAGACGGGGATGCTTCATTGATAAGGAAAATTGTCATTGATCCGGCGAATCCCAACGCGGTAGTGGCTTGTGGTGTGGGCGGCATGTACAAATCCGGAAATGCGGGAACGACCTGGACTCAGGTAATGGACTCTCTCTTTTGGGATATGATTCAAGACCCGGTTACTCCCACCACACTTTATGCCGCGACCGGATGGGTCAGAAACGCCAACACCGGATCAGCAGGAATCTACAAGTCGACTGATTTCGGTACCACATGGGCGTTATTAACTACCGGTATCCCACCCCGCGGTACGGTACAACGTATCAAACTCGCACAATCCCGCTCTAACACTTCTCGTATATATGCCCTCGCTGTAGATACCATCAGCGGACTCCATGCCATCTACCGTACGAACAATGCCGGGACAACCTGGAATTTACAATTCGACGCATTGAATCTTCTGGGATATGATGAGGGATCTTCCACAGGCGGACAAGGAAATTATGATTTAGGATTTTTAGTACACCCTACCAATCCCAACAAAATCTATGTAGGAGGAGTCAACTTATGGGCTTCGGAAGATGGGGCGACTAGTTTCGATCCTGCGGGACATTGGACCACCAACTATGGTCCATCGATTCACGCCGATGTACACGACATCCAATGGCAACCTTTAACCGGACAATATTATCTGGCCTGCGATGGAGGATTGTACCGTACGGGAAATATTATTCCAATCTCCTGGAACGATGTCAACAATGGTACTCCCTGGCCCACCGTCTGGACCAATGTCAGCGACGGAATGAACGTTACTTCCTTTTACCGGCTTTCGAGCTCAAAGAGTACTACCGGTGAACTACTGGCCGGAGCGCAGGATAACGCCACTTTTTACTTCGATGGTATAGACTGGTACACGACCATTGGTGGAGACGGTATGGACAATTGCCTGGACACTGCGCAACCCGGAACTTTTATCGGCAGCTCCCAATATGGATCTTTCTCCAAGAGTGTTGACGGAGGCTTTAGTTCTTTTGGAATATCATCCAATATTCAGGGTGAAAATGCGGAATGGACCACACCCTTAATTGCAGATTATTCCAATTCTCAAACCTATTACATCGGATTTCAGAATGTAGTAAGGAGCATAGATGGTGGAGATAGCTGGACTTCCATTTCCTCCTTCCCTCCACCACCAAATTTTTATGGCAACGAACTCTCAGCAATTGCTGTGAGTCAAAGTAATCCGGATGTTTTATATGCGTGCAGGCGTGTCCGTTACGAATACGCCAATCCGGGAGCGGTATTTGTAACTTCCGATGGAGGTGCAAGCTGGAACGATGTCACAGCGGGATTACCGGATTCCTTGTATTATACCTCGATTGAAATCCATCCGAATAGTTCCAGCATCGCCTACATCAGCATGGCCGGATTCAGTGCCGGCAATAAAATATTCAAGACTATCAATAACGGTAACAACTGGACTAATATCAGCTTCAATTTACCTAACATACCCGTTAATTGCATCAAGCAAATACCCAACACCAACGACCTTATGATCGGAACTGATCTTGGCGTATATGTTCTACGGAACGGCAGTACCACATGGGTCAATCAAAGCATGGGATTACCCAATGTCATTGTGAGTGATATTGAGTTCAATCCGTCGATGAATAAAATCTACATCAGCACCTTTGGCAGAGGCATATGGGCTACTGATTTGGATGTTTTTACGGCGATTGATGAATACAAGGCAAGTCTTCCCACTTTTCAACTTCACCCCAGTATCAACCACGGAATTTTTACGATCAGCAACAGCCTTACAGAACAAGCTGATGTGGAAATTTACAATGTTAATGGTAAAACTGTCTACCGTCGATCACTTTATAAGACTAATGAAGAATTTCAGCTCCCTCTTGAATCCGGAATGTACTTTGCAAAAATCAGAGGGAAAAATATTTTAGAAGTGAAGAAATTCATTGTGAAATAA
- a CDS encoding T9SS type A sorting domain-containing protein, translating to MRIEYTIDGGVTWTVLGVQNDPNGVNWYSSNSLISSGLPGWEGPFAVSGWLESRYKLGTAVGIPGAVAVQFKFIFTSDASVQDAGFHLDDFCITVPCNDDLGVTSIVSPLPGSGQPAGGTTNITVNIENFGQLDQSNFNIGWSINNTPQTPVPFTGVITAGSVTQFTIPNTPVLPNTYTICIWTELTGDCLGFNDTICASFVGIPTLVPSPSYCDDFESGNIGWSNQIAAGGNAGSIWELGTPAFGLTSSANSGANAWDVNLNSAYTNTANCELYTPYFDFAGISAGRIEFFLNYNCENAWDGTRLDFSNDNGVTWTIVGTGSNAAPDPCGTNWYNDDQLNSSQVNAWTGNSNGWIKSTYKLCCTTGIFNSPVPVQFRFVFTSDGSVITDGFTLDDFCIYAAQGDDVGITVINQPTGGAPVGASTPVVVTLENFGATTITSTPITYTVNGANPQTITWTGSLPPCGVTTVVLPNFSFLQGINTICAWTSLSTDVEPSNDTTCSDVIGQPILVPTYSTNYFDNFDAGNIGWAPSINPGGDPGTIWEFGTPNFGGTSGAYTPPTCWDVNLNSGVTGNAFTYVTTPFFDFTNAQAAVLRFYQNRVMNAFGDKMYIEYSVNNGPWVLLQPTTQQVTNWYNNNDSWDDNSGLWVQSIFKDVYSAVGGNVTLVQFRFVFTSVAFTNSDGVSVDNFEIFVPIPLSVATISVNTSVPNQLIFPGQPITFAAPINNNGINTVFNHNVTLNIDGTIISSDPVSYTPNGLLPDSTSTHNFLNTWIAVPGFHEVCVYTDSPNGATDLNLFDDTACVTVLVFDSVTTNQLPYCTSFESGNQWVTANSITYRNESEWEFGTPSKPNLSGARTGVKAWSTQLSNNYADKDSSGLFSSLFRVETGHCYKISFHHEFRMEYGSDGGALDYSIDYGQSWNRLDMTGTPNTLLYGASPNYTYVSELDPTNPALKGYTGIRNDWIYAEKTFRPDANTQLIIRWRFASDYSANDEGWSIDDVCFEDLGPCSVIGVDEFAVNDFGISQNYPNPSDQNTTFEYMIPTQGQVRIVLHDMIGQVIEVLTDENMAAGKHTVQYNTATLAPGLYTYTLTYEGQQITKRMIVSH from the coding sequence GTGCGCATTGAATACACCATTGATGGCGGAGTAACCTGGACCGTTTTAGGAGTTCAGAATGACCCTAATGGTGTCAACTGGTATTCCAGTAATTCTTTAATTTCAAGTGGATTACCGGGCTGGGAAGGACCTTTCGCTGTCTCAGGATGGTTAGAATCCAGGTATAAATTAGGTACAGCAGTTGGTATTCCCGGTGCAGTGGCTGTTCAATTTAAATTCATATTTACTTCTGATGCTTCTGTTCAGGATGCCGGTTTCCATTTGGATGATTTCTGTATTACTGTTCCATGTAATGATGACTTAGGGGTTACTAGTATTGTTTCACCACTTCCCGGCAGCGGACAACCTGCAGGAGGAACTACCAACATCACCGTAAATATTGAAAACTTCGGTCAATTGGATCAGAGCAACTTCAATATAGGTTGGTCAATAAATAATACACCGCAAACTCCGGTTCCATTTACCGGAGTGATTACAGCAGGATCTGTTACACAGTTTACAATTCCTAACACTCCTGTATTACCAAACACCTACACCATCTGTATCTGGACGGAACTCACAGGGGACTGTCTTGGATTTAACGATACTATATGTGCCAGTTTCGTAGGTATTCCAACGCTGGTTCCGTCACCTTCTTATTGTGATGATTTCGAATCAGGAAATATTGGCTGGTCGAATCAGATTGCCGCCGGAGGAAATGCCGGATCGATCTGGGAGCTTGGAACACCTGCTTTCGGATTAACAAGCAGTGCTAATTCCGGTGCGAATGCATGGGATGTTAACCTGAACTCAGCGTATACCAATACAGCAAATTGTGAATTGTACACTCCTTACTTTGACTTCGCAGGTATATCTGCCGGAAGAATAGAGTTCTTCCTCAATTACAACTGTGAGAATGCATGGGATGGTACTCGCCTGGATTTTTCAAATGACAATGGTGTGACCTGGACAATTGTAGGAACCGGTAGTAATGCAGCACCTGATCCATGTGGTACAAATTGGTACAATGATGATCAATTGAACTCCAGTCAGGTAAATGCCTGGACAGGGAATTCAAACGGTTGGATAAAATCTACTTATAAACTCTGTTGTACAACAGGTATATTTAATAGTCCTGTACCGGTACAATTCAGATTTGTATTTACCTCTGACGGTTCCGTAATTACAGATGGATTCACCCTTGATGACTTCTGTATATATGCTGCTCAGGGTGATGATGTGGGTATTACAGTGATCAATCAACCTACGGGAGGTGCTCCTGTTGGAGCTAGTACTCCGGTGGTAGTTACTCTGGAAAACTTCGGTGCAACTACAATCACGAGTACTCCAATTACTTATACTGTAAATGGAGCTAATCCTCAAACCATCACCTGGACAGGATCATTGCCTCCTTGCGGTGTTACTACAGTTGTATTGCCAAACTTTAGCTTCCTGCAAGGGATAAATACAATATGTGCATGGACCAGCTTATCTACAGATGTTGAGCCATCCAACGATACTACATGCTCAGATGTAATCGGACAACCTATCCTGGTTCCAACTTATAGCACCAATTATTTTGACAATTTCGATGCGGGTAATATCGGTTGGGCACCTTCTATTAATCCAGGTGGCGATCCCGGAACTATCTGGGAATTTGGAACGCCTAACTTCGGTGGTACTTCCGGTGCTTACACCCCTCCTACTTGTTGGGACGTTAACCTGAACAGTGGTGTTACCGGAAATGCCTTCACTTATGTAACTACTCCATTCTTTGACTTCACCAACGCACAAGCAGCCGTATTACGTTTCTATCAGAACCGTGTAATGAATGCTTTTGGTGATAAGATGTATATCGAATACAGTGTCAACAATGGTCCATGGGTATTGTTGCAACCTACAACACAGCAGGTAACCAACTGGTACAATAACAACGATAGCTGGGATGATAACAGTGGTTTATGGGTACAGTCTATCTTTAAAGATGTATATTCCGCTGTAGGTGGTAATGTCACTCTGGTTCAGTTCCGATTTGTATTTACTTCCGTTGCATTCACCAATTCCGATGGAGTGTCTGTAGATAACTTCGAAATATTCGTTCCGATTCCATTATCTGTTGCTACTATCTCTGTAAACACTTCTGTACCGAATCAGTTGATCTTCCCCGGCCAGCCTATTACGTTTGCTGCTCCGATCAATAACAACGGTATCAATACGGTGTTTAATCATAACGTAACCTTGAATATTGACGGAACCATCATCTCCAGTGATCCGGTTTCTTATACACCGAACGGCTTACTTCCTGACAGTACCAGCACGCATAACTTCCTGAATACATGGATCGCAGTTCCAGGCTTCCACGAGGTGTGTGTGTATACAGATAGTCCGAATGGAGCTACAGATTTGAACCTGTTTGATGATACGGCTTGTGTGACTGTGCTGGTATTTGACTCGGTTACCACAAATCAATTGCCTTATTGCACCAGTTTTGAAAGCGGTAATCAGTGGGTAACTGCTAATTCTATCACCTACAGAAATGAAAGTGAATGGGAATTTGGCACTCCCTCTAAACCTAATTTAAGTGGTGCACGTACCGGAGTAAAAGCATGGTCTACGCAATTGTCCAACAACTATGCTGACAAAGATTCTTCCGGATTATTCTCTTCTCTGTTCCGTGTGGAAACAGGACATTGCTATAAAATCAGCTTCCATCATGAGTTCCGTATGGAATATGGATCTGATGGCGGTGCGCTTGATTACTCTATCGACTACGGTCAAAGCTGGAACCGCTTAGATATGACCGGCACACCAAATACATTATTATATGGTGCAAGTCCTAACTATACGTATGTGTCAGAGTTGGATCCAACAAATCCTGCATTGAAAGGGTACACCGGTATACGCAATGACTGGATTTATGCGGAGAAAACATTCCGTCCTGATGCCAATACGCAGTTGATTATTCGCTGGAGATTTGCTTCCGATTATAGCGCTAACGATGAAGGTTGGTCTATCGATGACGTATGCTTCGAAGATCTTGGTCCATGTTCAGTAATTGGTGTAGACGAGTTCGCCGTAAACGATTTCGGTATCAGCCAAAACTATCCTAACCCAAGTGATCAAAATACTACGTTTGAATACATGATTCCAACACAAGGTCAGGTACGCATCGTATTGCACGATATGATTGGTCAGGTTATCGAAGTATTAACAGATGAGAACATGGCTGCCGGTAAACATACAGTGCAGTATAACACCGCTACCCTTGCCCCCGGACTCTATACTTACACGCTCACTTACGAAGGTCAGCAGATTACCAAACGCATGATCGTTTCGCATTAA
- a CDS encoding homogentisate 1,2-dioxygenase: protein MPQYHSLGKFPHKRHTQFRKPDGSLYAEELVSTHGFSNVYSLIYHAHAPTLVKAVGEPFSREPKIAFQRFLRHQSFEGFHVQPEDDYIESKKAVLVNNDLHIALAAPRKSITEYFLKNADADEMIFVHEGSGVLKTIYGNISFGYGDYLVIPRGTIFQLHFNDSNNRLLIVESFSPIETPRRYRNAYGQLEEHSPFCERDIRKPVDLETHDEQGEFRVMIKKQGIVYPYVYATHPFDAIGWDGNHYPWALSIHDFEPITGRVHQPPPVHQTFEAENYVICSFVPRLYDYHPDAIPAPYNHSNVDSDEVLYYVDGDFMSRKSVTKGMITLHPAGIPHGPHPGTVEKSIGKKETRELAVMIDTFKPLWLTEEGLKIMSDNYYKSWIEE, encoded by the coding sequence ATGCCTCAGTATCACTCTCTTGGAAAATTCCCGCATAAGCGACATACCCAGTTCAGAAAACCTGATGGAAGCCTTTATGCAGAGGAACTCGTTTCCACGCATGGTTTTTCGAATGTTTATTCATTGATATACCATGCGCATGCGCCTACTTTGGTCAAAGCGGTAGGTGAGCCTTTTAGCCGGGAACCCAAAATTGCTTTTCAGCGTTTCCTAAGGCATCAGAGTTTTGAGGGATTCCATGTCCAGCCGGAAGATGATTATATAGAGAGCAAGAAGGCAGTACTTGTTAACAATGATTTACATATTGCCCTGGCTGCTCCCCGGAAATCCATCACTGAATATTTCCTGAAAAATGCAGATGCCGATGAAATGATCTTTGTTCATGAAGGAAGCGGAGTCCTTAAAACCATTTATGGAAACATCAGCTTTGGTTATGGAGACTATCTGGTTATTCCCAGAGGCACCATCTTCCAGCTCCACTTCAACGACAGCAACAATCGCTTGCTCATTGTAGAGTCCTTCTCCCCCATTGAAACACCTCGCCGGTACCGGAATGCTTACGGTCAATTAGAAGAGCATTCCCCTTTTTGTGAGCGGGATATCCGCAAGCCGGTGGATTTAGAAACGCATGATGAGCAGGGAGAATTTCGGGTGATGATCAAGAAGCAAGGCATCGTTTATCCTTATGTTTATGCCACTCATCCTTTTGATGCTATTGGCTGGGACGGCAACCATTATCCCTGGGCGTTGAGCATTCACGATTTCGAACCTATTACCGGAAGGGTACATCAGCCGCCTCCCGTTCATCAGACCTTTGAGGCAGAAAATTATGTCATTTGTTCCTTTGTTCCCCGCTTATACGACTATCATCCTGATGCCATTCCCGCACCATACAACCATAGTAATGTAGATTCCGACGAGGTACTCTATTATGTAGACGGAGATTTTATGAGCCGGAAAAGTGTAACCAAGGGAATGATCACCCTTCATCCTGCCGGTATTCCACATGGACCACATCCCGGTACGGTAGAGAAGAGCATCGGCAAGAAAGAAACGAGGGAACTCGCGGTCATGATTGACACCTTTAAACCATTATGGCTCACGGAAGAAGGACTTAAAATCATGAGCGATAACTATTATAAATCATGGATAGAAGAATAA
- a CDS encoding bifunctional 3,4-dihydroxy-2-butanone-4-phosphate synthase/GTP cyclohydrolase II — protein sequence MEIRLNSIEEAITAIKEGKIIIVVDDADRENEGDFLIASQFVTPEVVNFMATYGRGLICVGLTEERCEELQLPMMVNKNTASHETAFTVSVDLLGHGCTTGISASDRSKTIQALINGDTKPDDLARPGHIFPLRAKSGGVLRRAGHTEAAVDIASIAGLQPSATIVEIMNEDGSMARLPELLILAEKYGMKIVSIEDLIKYRLEKESLIERMVSVHMPTTFGDFDLIAYRHIETGQEHLALRKGEWTKDEPILVRVHSSCITGDIFGSCRCDCGPQLHKAMEMIEKEGKGVILYMNQEGRGIGLLNKLRAYNLQEQGFDTVEANLKLGFKMDERDYGVGAQILRDLGITKMKLLTNNPTKRAGLIGYGLEIVDRIPIEITPNPHNQRYLETKRDKMGHTIKA from the coding sequence ATGGAAATTCGTTTGAATAGTATTGAGGAAGCGATAACAGCAATTAAAGAGGGCAAGATTATTATCGTGGTGGATGATGCCGACAGGGAGAATGAGGGTGATTTTTTAATCGCCTCGCAATTTGTGACTCCGGAGGTGGTGAATTTTATGGCCACCTACGGTCGCGGATTGATCTGCGTGGGTCTTACCGAAGAACGTTGTGAGGAATTGCAATTGCCAATGATGGTGAATAAGAATACCGCTTCGCATGAAACGGCTTTTACAGTGTCAGTGGATCTTTTAGGTCATGGCTGCACAACCGGCATTTCGGCATCCGATCGATCTAAAACCATTCAGGCTCTTATTAATGGGGATACAAAACCGGATGATTTAGCCCGCCCCGGGCATATTTTTCCATTGAGAGCGAAGTCAGGTGGTGTGTTGCGCCGCGCGGGACATACGGAAGCTGCTGTAGATATTGCAAGCATTGCCGGTCTCCAACCTTCTGCTACCATCGTGGAAATTATGAATGAAGATGGTTCTATGGCCAGACTTCCGGAACTGTTGATTCTTGCCGAGAAGTATGGAATGAAAATAGTCTCTATTGAAGATTTGATCAAATACAGATTAGAGAAAGAGTCGCTGATTGAAAGAATGGTGAGTGTGCATATGCCCACCACTTTTGGTGATTTTGATTTGATCGCCTATCGGCATATTGAAACCGGTCAGGAACATCTTGCTTTGCGGAAAGGGGAGTGGACGAAGGATGAACCTATCTTGGTCAGAGTGCATTCTTCCTGTATTACCGGCGATATTTTTGGCTCTTGCCGCTGCGACTGCGGACCTCAGTTGCATAAAGCGATGGAGATGATAGAGAAGGAAGGGAAAGGAGTTATTTTATATATGAATCAAGAGGGAAGAGGTATCGGCTTGTTGAATAAATTGAGAGCCTATAATTTACAGGAACAGGGTTTTGATACCGTAGAAGCGAATTTGAAACTGGGCTTTAAGATGGATGAACGGGATTATGGAGTAGGCGCGCAGATATTGAGAGATCTCGGCATCACCAAGATGAAACTCCTTACAAATAATCCAACGAAACGTGCCGGATTGATTGGCTATGGTTTGGAAATTGTGGATCGTATTCCCATCGAAATTACTCCCAATCCGCACAATCAACGTTATCTGGAGACCAAGAGAGATAAAATGGGTCATACTATAAAAGCGTAG